A window from Drosophila nasuta strain 15112-1781.00 chromosome 3, ASM2355853v1, whole genome shotgun sequence encodes these proteins:
- the LOC132791408 gene encoding protein arginine N-methyltransferase 1-B-like, whose product MASMTAETTEGQRVQQTELDEISPEVYLRFLQRHEGVLRDETTMLGFKAAIEANSELFRGATVLELGCGSALLSMWVARQGAARVYAVESSDVCQVARQLVQHNRLDHVIDVLHGPLQQLQLPPIDVIVSKWMGACLMYSSTLEDVLYARDKWLKPNGYIFPDIANLYMTAVEQPRHPLDLIISPRQYWKRFAGSLNLSLAWHIALHTPVVRVVDANHVLCQRQLFTALRSADVATR is encoded by the exons ATGGCGTCGATGACCGCAGAAACTACTGAAGGACAACGCGTGCAGCAAACAGAGCTCGATGAGATTTCTCCTGAAGTCTATTTGCGTTTTCTGCAACGCCACGAAGGAGTTTTGCGCGACGAGACAACAATGCTTGGCTTCAAGGCGGCCATTGAGGCAAACTCTGAGCTCTTTCGTGGCGCCACCGTGCTGGAGTTGGGATGTGGCAGTGCACTACTTTCGATGTGGGTGGCACGTCAGGGTGCGGCACGTGTCTATGCCGTGGAGTCAAGTGATGTGTGTCAAGTGGCGCGTCAATTGGTGCAACACAATCGCCTAGATCATGTGATCGATGTGTTGCACGGTCcgttgcagcaactgcaactgcctCCAATCGATGTCATTGTCTCCAAGTGGATGGG TGCCTGCTTGATGTACAGCTCCACGCTGGAGGATGTGCTCTATGCCCGTGACAAGTGGCTGAAGCCCAACGGTTACATCTTTCCAGACATCGCCAATCTATATATGACAGCTGTGGAGCAACCACGTCATCCCCTGGATCTGATCATTTCGCCTCGCCAGTATTGGAAACGTTTCGCTGGATCGTTGAATCTCTCGCTTGCCTGGCACATCGCCCTACACACACCCGTGGTCAGAGTTGTGGATGCCAACCATGTGCTGTGCCAGCGGCAACTTTTTACAGCGCTTCGATCTGCTGACGTTGCAACCAGATGA
- the LOC132791407 gene encoding methylenetetrahydrofolate reductase (NADPH)-like has protein sequence MCFNLNRIRPASALLRSIKALSRSQYNLQYQLRFKYEYLEPKRTTKSGGDSAMDGEPKLPWSPFKPCFTFTDAQKELCLKDVNIADIVREKTERKEFFYGIETKPLDGDETACLDFHMFLPQMPEFISVVWTKRFSDAIEEATMARIPNIQMMPCLTPYIPAMIHMTVYKLTQQHLNDFLDLNLNNVLMIRGDHVEEGQEYNYAYEAVKYLRCVRSDMAIAVAGYPEGYTNLQVGPRDKELDMEYMKLKMDSGADFIVTQLCYSGDTIVEFLQDARNAGITAPIMLGILIPESFARYERMAGFSKVFLTPEQLAEVEPIKDDDEAVMNYFIQLSVRNIQQTLAANLGVYGVHFYTLNRFRPVLDIIAELRKLGILSC, from the exons ATGTGTTTTAATCTCAACCGAATCCGACCCGCGTCAGCGTTGCTCAGGAGTATAAAAGCGTTGAGCCGTAGTCAGTATAATTTGCAGTATCAGTTGCGTTTCAAGTACGAGTATCTTGAACCCAAACGCACCACCAAAAGCGGAGGCGACTCAGCGATGGACGGAGAACCAAAGCTGCCCTGGTCACCGTTCAAGCCGTGCTTTACATTTACAGATGCCCAGAAGGAACTCTGCCTCAAGGATGTAAATATCGCCGATATTGTGAGGGAGAAGACCGAGCGCAAGGAATTCTTCTATGGCATTGAAACGAAACCTCTCGACGGTGACGAGACTGCTTGCCTTGATTTTCACATGTTTCTGCCCCAAATGCCCGAATTCATTAGCGTTGTGTGGACGAAACGATTTTCGGATGCCATTGAAGAGGCGACCATGGCACGAATACCCAACATTCAGATGATGCCCTGCTTGACACCATACATTCCCGCCATGATTCACATGACGGTATATAAACTAACCCAACAGCATCTTAACGATTTCCTCGACTTGAATCTCAACAATGTTCTCATGATTCGCGGCGATCACGTCGAGGAGGGGCAGGAATATAACTATGCCTATGAGGCGGTAAAGTACTTGCGATGTGTTCGTAGCG ATATGGCGATTGCTGTCGCGGGCTATCCGGAGGGATATACGAATTTGCAAGTAGGACCTCGAGACAAGGAATTGGACATGGAATACATGAAGTTAAAG ATGGATTCCGGCGCCGATTTCATTGTCACCCAACTGTGCTACTCGGGAGACACAATCGTGGAATTCCTACAAGATGCTCGCAATGCTGGAATTACGGCTCCCATTATGCTGGGCATTCTCATACCAGAATCTTTTGCCCGATATGAACGCATGGCAGGTTTCTCCAAAGTATTTCTTACCCCAGAGCAATTAGCCGAAGTGGAACCGATTAAGGACGACGATGAAGCGgttatgaattattttattcagtTATCGGTGCGAAATATTCAACAGACTTTGGCTGCCAATTTGGGTGTTTATGGCGTTCATTTCTATACCTTGAATCGTTTTCGACCGGTACTCGATATAATCGCAGAACTGAGAAAACTTGGTATACTGAGTTGTTAA
- the LOC132791957 gene encoding uncharacterized protein LOC132791957 isoform X1, whose amino-acid sequence MCFNLSRILSPITFLRSMRTIKRNQYHSHCKYQWMFAKRLCSSEANASAIKPYFEFTDDQKELCLNDPNIAEIVKKKSKRKEFFYGIEIPLKMDLNTCLDFKMFLPQMPEFMSIVWSKQFSDAIRSASMAKLPNIQTVSHLTPYIPAMAHISLHRLTQQHLNDFLDLNLNNVLVIRGDHVEEGQEYNYAYEAVKYLRAARGNRLAIAVAGYPEGYTNLQVGPRNKALDMEYLKLKIDVGANLIITQLCYSAEKIIEFIKDARNAGITVPILVGIIVPYSFANYQIIERITGSPSLA is encoded by the exons ATGTGTTTCAACCTCAGTCGAATTCTATCCCCTATAACTTTTCTGAGAAGCATGAGAACTATAAAACGGAATCAGTATCATTCTCATTGCAAATATCAGTGGATGTTTGCTAAAAGATTGTGCAGCTCCGAAGCGAACGCTTCAGCAATAAAGCCGTATTTTGAATTTACAGATGACCAGAAGGAACTCTGCCTCAACGATCCAAATATCGCCGAAATCGTGAAGAAGAAGAGTAAACGTAAAGAATTCTTCTATGGAATCGAGATACCTCTCAAAATGGATTTAAATACTTGCCTGgactttaaaatgtttctGCCCCAAATGCCCGAATTTATGAGCATTGTGTGGTCCAAACAATTCTCGGATGCAATTCGCAGTGCTTCTATGGCAAAATTACCCAACATTCAGACGGTATCACATTTGACGCCTTACATTCCCGCCATGGCCCACATATCGCTCCATCGTCTAACCCAACAGCATCTCAACGATTTTCTCGATTTGAATCTCAACAATGTGCTCGTCATTCGCGGCGATCACGTCGAGGAGGGACAGGAATATAATTATGCCTACGAGGCTGTCAAGTATCTGCGTGCTGCTCGTGGTA ATAGGTTGGCAATTGCTGTCGCTGGTTATCCGGAAGGATACACGAATTTGCAAGTTGGACCGCGAAACAAGGCTTTAGACATGGAGTACTTGAAGTTAAAG ATCGATGTCGGTGCCAATTTGATTATCACACAATTGTGTTACTCTGCCGAGAAAATCATAGAGTTCATAAAGGATGCTCGAAATGCTGGAATTACTGTTCCGATTTTGGTTGGCATTATTGTGCCGTATTCCTTTGCCAACTATCAGATTATCGAGCGAATTACTGGGAGTCCGTCTCTCGCCTGA
- the LOC132791957 gene encoding uncharacterized protein LOC132791957 isoform X2 translates to MCFNLSRILSPITFLRSMRTIKRNQYHSHCKYQWMFAKRLCSSEANASAIKPYFEFTDDQKELCLNDPNIAEIVKKKSKRKEFFYGIEIPLKMDLNTCLDFKMFLPQMPEFMSIVWSKQFSDAIRSASMAKLPNIQTVSHLTPYIPAMAHISLHRLTQQHLNDFLDLNLNNVLVIRGDHVEEGQEYNYAYEAVKYLRAARGSWQLLSLVIRKDTRICKLDRETRL, encoded by the exons ATGTGTTTCAACCTCAGTCGAATTCTATCCCCTATAACTTTTCTGAGAAGCATGAGAACTATAAAACGGAATCAGTATCATTCTCATTGCAAATATCAGTGGATGTTTGCTAAAAGATTGTGCAGCTCCGAAGCGAACGCTTCAGCAATAAAGCCGTATTTTGAATTTACAGATGACCAGAAGGAACTCTGCCTCAACGATCCAAATATCGCCGAAATCGTGAAGAAGAAGAGTAAACGTAAAGAATTCTTCTATGGAATCGAGATACCTCTCAAAATGGATTTAAATACTTGCCTGgactttaaaatgtttctGCCCCAAATGCCCGAATTTATGAGCATTGTGTGGTCCAAACAATTCTCGGATGCAATTCGCAGTGCTTCTATGGCAAAATTACCCAACATTCAGACGGTATCACATTTGACGCCTTACATTCCCGCCATGGCCCACATATCGCTCCATCGTCTAACCCAACAGCATCTCAACGATTTTCTCGATTTGAATCTCAACAATGTGCTCGTCATTCGCGGCGATCACGTCGAGGAGGGACAGGAATATAATTATGCCTACGAGGCTGTCAAGTATCTGCGTGCTGCTCGTGGTA GTTGGCAATTGCTGTCGCTGGTTATCCGGAAGGATACACGAATTTGCAAGTTGGACCGCGAAACAAGGCTTTAG
- the LOC132791956 gene encoding methylenetetrahydrofolate reductase (NADPH)-like, translated as MHPIDLATTNSLRPTSPLPASIQPCFKFTGDQQELTPSIAELVAQKTAQKEFFYGIEIMAQNEGKAHCVDFHDFLPLLPSFISFVWLKQFTDAIRRTGNFDDVTSIQLIPQLNSHIAAMPHLSLYRLTQQHVDAFAALNLSNVLVVRGDSLDEQQDYRYAYQVVEYLRRVRGDNISIAVGGYPEGYTSLTSDAPNKTQDMKYLKQKIDVGANLIITQLCYSGDKIIEFIKDARSAGITAPILVGIIVPYSFSNYQIIERITGVRLSPEARIEVEQLSSDDTKVKNYFVQLMVRIIQQILEADLGIYGIQFFTLNHIEPTVEVLRELRLRGIPKETAADD; from the exons ATGCACCCAATCGATTTGGCTACAACAAACAGCCTGCGACCAACATCGCCATTGCCAGCTAGCATTCAGCCATGCTTTAAGTTCACCGGCGATCAGCAGGAATTAACGCCAAGCATTGCTGAGCTTGTGGCCCAGAAGACGGCGCAGAAGGAATTCTTCTATGGCATCGAGATAATGGCCCAAAACGAGGGCAAAGCCCATTGTGTGGACTTTCATGACtttttgccgctgctgcccTCGTTCATTAGCTTTGTGTGGCTGAAGCAGTTTACCGATGCCATTCGACGCACTGGCAACTTTGATGACGTGACCAGCATCCAATTGATTCCCCAACTCAACTCTCACATTGCCGCGATGCCGCATCTGTCTCTCTATCGTCTAACCCAACAGCATGTGGATGCGTTTGCGGCACTGAATCTCAGCAATGTGCTCGTCGTTCGTGGCGATAGTTTGGATGAGCAACAGGACTATCGTTATGCCTATCAGGTGGTGGAGTATCTGCGACGTGTCCGGGGAG ATAATATCTCAATTGCTGTCGGCGGTTATCCCGAAGGCTACACGAGCTTGACCAGCGATGCTCCGAATAAGACCCAAGACATGAAGTACTTGAAGCAAAAG ATCGATGTCGGTGCCAATTTGATTATCACACAATTGTGTTACTCTGGCGACAAAATCATAGAGTTCATAAAGGACGCCCGCAGTGCAGGAATTACTGCTCCGATTTTGGTTGGCATTATAGTGCCGTATTCCTTTTCCAACTATCAGATTATCGAGCGAATTACTGGAGTCCGTCTCTCGCCTGAGGCACGAATTGAAGTGGAGCAGCTGAGCAGCGATGACACAAAAGTCAAGAATTATTTTGTGCAATTAATGGTGCGAATTATACAACAGATCTTGGAGGCTGACTTGGGAATATATGGTATTCAATTCTTTACGCTCAATCATATTGAACCCACTGTTGAGGTGTTGCGTGAGCTGCGCTTGAGGGGAATACCCAAGGAGACGGCAGCTGATGATTAG
- the LOC132791387 gene encoding repetitive organellar protein-like, which yields MNRIIKTVVLILLVQKLSTAEAFMDETCELNREKEQQCRSYTYSVVKPMLDYLHQVSEELQESKSKDEIIKDLREKLVQQEMNEALIQLLGSEIDFQNRINSLTKSNKKFKTELARKSAELDRLNVDMKKLNFSLFQKNQEIAKININKNNEIEKLQSQNDSQKQSIERLAKIVENCDIL from the exons ATGAATCGAATTATAAAAACTGTTGTTTTGATACTCTTAGTACAAAAACTTTCTACTGCTGAAGCTTTTATGGACGAG ACTTGTGAACTGAACCGAGAAAAGGAACAACAGTGCCGCAGTTATACTTACTCCGTTGTTAAGCCTATGCTAGATTACTTGCACCAAGTGAGCGAAGAGCTACAAGAAAGCAAATCAAAAGATGAAATCATAAAGGACTTAAGAGAAAAGTTAGTTCAGCAGGAAATGAATGAGGCATTGATACAGCTATTGGGATCTGAAATCGATTTCCAAAACAGAATAAATAGTCTAACTAAGAGCAATAAGAAATTCAAGACCGAATTAGCGAGAAAATCCGCGGAGTTAGATAGATTAAATGTTGACAtgaaaaaactaaattttagcCTTTTTCAAAAGAATCAAGAAATTGCAAAGATtaatatcaacaaaaataatgaaatagaGAAATTGCAGTCTCAGAATGATTCACAGAAACAATCTATTGAAAGATTAgctaaaattgtagaaaattgtgatattttgtaa
- the LOC132792603 gene encoding uncharacterized protein LOC132792603 has product MYFTECSCQIKMRRFLINVVVILLAQQFSAAAAFMDETCELNREMEPQCRSYTYSVVKPMLDYLHQVNEELQESKSKDEIIKDLKEKLVQQEMNEALIKELRSQIDFQKRIDSLTKSNKKCKAELASKSAELDRLNVEMKKLSSSLIDKDKEIVKN; this is encoded by the exons ATGTACTTCACCGAGTGCAGTTGTCAAATCAAAATGAGACGTTTTCTAATAAATGTAGTTGTGATACTTTTAGCACAACAAttctctgctgctgcagcttttaTGGACGAG ACTTGTGAACTGAACCGAGAAATGGAACCACAGTGTCGCAGTTATACCTACTCCGTTGTTAAGCCTATGCTAGACTACTTGCACCAAGTGAACGAAGAGCTACAAGAAAGCAAATCAAAAGATGAAATCATAAAGGACTTAAAAGAAAAGTTAGTTCAGCAGGAAATGAATGAGGCATTGATAAAAGAATTGCGATCTCAAATTGATTTCCAAAAGAGAATAGATAGTCTAACTAAGAGCAATAAGAAATGCAAGGCCGAATTAGCGAGTAAATCTGCGGAGTTAGATAGATTGAATGTTGAAATGAAGAAACTAAGTTCTAGCCTTATTGATAAGGACaaagaaattgtaaaaaattaa
- the LOC132792709 gene encoding uncharacterized protein LOC132792709 has translation MYDGMLIHRVTQITNSFRRYHQSLINQRHLKVAVYQNLPFAFMLNSGDYRDLTGGGNVSLGGGTGILLAEFVRFIGGTLQIIPQSREEYFNNVTLGDRMIDFGANLLPSTKVATGISPLVIATKYCLVVPFERQVALSKFFTVFFRSPTLNVFCIILLIAVTLIKRLINPHKPIADLIYMSLQVHWGQAIPIRTINRMGIAEKILTICGLIFNLYITTILSCILATTLTTGNHMPEIIDIESFVANDISIMISENQMKELSQVDNIPVELSRRMFVAPQEKLERYLNSLNDSYVYLMETHRFAQMKFMQQRLRRPKLKMAPEPLCTLDVYLRLPIQRELSFLLVLTRFVQDATESGLRDKWMQMGLEQLKQANMIRQAPYDPPSLRGLSLSFFTFGFQIYAAGIILSLIVMLIECIYGYWLKRSYNYNNVIIV, from the exons ATGTACGATGGCATGCTTATACATCGAGTAACACAAATAACGAACAGCTTTAGAAGATACCATCAATCATTGATAAATCAACGTCACCTGAAGGTTGCTGTATATCAAAATTTGCCGTTTGCTTTTATG TTAAACTCTGGCGATTATCGTGATTTAACTGGAGGTGGAAACGTTAGCCTTGGAGGCGGAACCGGGATTTTGTTGGCCGAGTTTGTTCGCTTCATTGGCGGAACTTTGCAAATCATTCCACAGTCAAGAGaagaatattttaacaatGTGACACTCGGCGATAGAATGATTGATTTTGGTGCTAATTTGCTGCCTAGTACGAAAGTTGCCACCGGAATTAGTCCTCTGGTGATAGccacaaaatattgtttagtCGTACCCTTTGAACGTCAGGTGGCTCTATCAAAATTTTTCACAGTTTTCTTTAGGTCTCCCACTTTAAATGTATTCTGCATAATTCTTCTTATTGCCGTGACACTAATCAAACGATTGATAAATCCACACAAGCCGATTGCTGATCTAATTTACATGTCACTTCAAGTCCATTGGGGACAGGCGATACCAATTCGAACCATTAATCGTATGGGTATAGCCGAAAAGATTCTGACAATTTGCGGATTGATCTTTAATCTCTATATAACCACAATTTTATCTTGCATCTTGGCCACGACACTAACCACCGGCAATCATATGCCTGAAATTATCGATATTGAATCATTTGTGGCAAACGACATCAGTATcatgatttctgaaaatcaGATGAAGGAACTCTCGCAAGTCGATAATATTCCTGTGGAATTATCCAGGCGTATGTTTGTTGCACCCCAGGAAAAACTTGAGCGATATTTGAATTCCCTTAACGATAGTTACGTATACCTAATGGAGACACATCGATTTGCACAAATGAAGTTTATGCAACAGCGCTTGCGGCGACCCAAACTAAAAATGGCACCCGAACCTCTATGCACTCTCGATGTATATCTCCGATTGCCCATACAACGGGAATTAAGTTTCCTGTTGGTTTTGACACGCTTTGTTCAAGATGCCACAGAATCGGGACTGAGAGACAAATGGATGCAAATGGGATTAGAGCAGTTAAAGCAGGCAAATATGATTCGACAAGCACCTTACGATCCACCTTCATTGAGGGGCCTTTCACTATCATTCTTTACATTTGGGTTCCAGATTTATGCTGCTGGCATAATATTGAGCCTGATTGTTATGCTAATTGAATGTATCTATGGCTACTGGTTAAAACGAtcttataattataataatgtaataatagTATAA